The Astatotilapia calliptera chromosome 14, fAstCal1.2, whole genome shotgun sequence genome includes a region encoding these proteins:
- the LOC113035876 gene encoding uncharacterized protein LOC113035876: MMEGAKTLWLFLLLNHLPLCPVGADAVLSTTQIYSQDYSQDQRSSPTLAVSTTLRTSEDKNSINGTRGDCLVDTEMGLIAISSAGGLIVCLLAATVVLACQVCSLQRQVYGPRTSRSNMDLVSSTGYWGTDQPEIAGLVGPYDASVMLEEVKEDKTEEERQAETKGTMEDDGAGLKEGAMAIAFNPEDDQSHMHSSNFKDSCLEIPRDLEDMPLVV; encoded by the coding sequence ATGATGGAAGGTGCAAAAACTCTTTGGCTGTTTCTCCTGCTCAACCACCTGCCACTCTGCCCTGTCGGTGCTGACGCAGTCCTTTCAACAACTCAAATATATTCACAAGACTATTCACAAGACCAAAGAAGCAGCCCCACACTTGCTGTGAGTACTACCCTCAGAACAAGTGAAGACAAAAACTCCATCAATGGCACTCGTGGTGACTGCTTGGTTGACACTGAGATGGGTCTGATTGCTATAAGTTCAGCTGGAGGTCTCATTGTGTGCTTGCTGGCTGCTACTGTGGTACTGGCATGCCAGGTCTGCAGCCTTCAGCGCCAGGTTTATGGCCCTCGCACCTCACGGTCCAACATGGACTTAGTAAGCAGTACAGGCTACTGGGGCACAGACCAACCAGAGATTGCAGGCCTGGTTGGACCATATGATGCCAGTGTCATGCTTGAGGAGGTGAAAGAAGACAAGACTGAGGAAGAGAGGCAGGCTGAAACAAAAGGGACAATGGAGGACGATGGGGCAGGACTCAAGGAAGGGGCAATGGCAATAGCGTTTAATCCTGAGGACGATCAAAGTCATATGCACAGCTCCAACTTCAAGGACTCCTGTTTGGAGATTCCCAGGGATTTAGAAGACATGCCCCTTGTTGTGTAA
- the evi2b gene encoding protein EVI2B isoform X1, which translates to MITSFRDTVAILRTAMTTDFTSLTFIWLLPLAASNAVTSSNAVTSNQSEVSSSVVTVESLSHNELTTHTQAYSEKIPATKDAQRRSQTMPSNTILPNTKTAPAPTSSASPHLNSTSMESLTEIQSTVIKSSMTDLTGTPATPTSVTPVIINSTQSQKTLSTHVRRHTNPYPPTFSPKSTKLISTTNTFTTPEEDKSESMSPATGDDVKHSTGLYKTSTSINNIRKRKIQEPSETKKTNHGKVVAGLIGGSLLVMMVGFLIIFIKKRKLQKQQVSTTDWAGPSPFLEGGANNGQVTMRPPNRISVASFLPARLSKRLSLLPETDEELEDMTQVTTFGDKNQGTTFGQTVDGNDGPESNGTNAVFPEMKTTVDIGPESNGTNAVFPEMKTTVDIGPESNGTNAVFPEMKTTVDIAETAENCVSAVSLQTNNPVSTNNSSLRQDLSANQSNQSEVMENMSEQMNNALMEP; encoded by the exons ATGATAACAAG CTTCAGAGACACAGTAGCCATTCTGAGGACAGCAATGACCACAGATTTTACAAGCCTCACGTTCATATGGCTGCTGCCACTGGCAGCAAGCAATGCAGTGACATCAAGCAATGCAGTGACATCTAATCAAAGTGAAGTCTCCAGCTCTGTGGTAACTGTAGAATCACTCTCTCACAATGAGTTGACAACACATACTCAGGCATACTCAGAGAAAATACCTGCCACGAAAGACGCACAACGAAGAAGTCAAACAATGCCCTCGAATACGATCCTACCTAATACTAAGACAGCACCAGCTCCTACCAGTTCTGCATCGCCTCACTTAAACAGTACTTCCATGGAATCCTTAACAGAAATACAATCTACAGTCATCAAATCTTCAATGACAGATCTAACTGGCACCCCAGCAACACCTACAAGTGTAACTCCAGTGATAATCAACTCAACCCAAAGCCAGAAGACATTAAGCACACACGTTAGGAGGCACACAAACCCCTATCCACCTACATTTTCACCGAAGTCTACAAAACTCATCTCTACTACTAACACATTTACCACACCTGAAGAAGACAAGTCTGAAAGCATGAGTCCAGCTACAGGTGATGATGTGAAACATTCCACAGGCTTATACAAAACTTCAACATCCATCAACAAtatcagaaaaaggaaaatacaaGAACCTTCAGAAACGAAGAAAACTAACCATGGTAAAGTAGTGGCCGGACTAATCGGTGGATCCCTGTTAGTGATGATGGTAGGATTCCTGATCATCTTTATTAAGAAACGGAAGCTTCAGAAGCAGCAGGTATCAACTACAGACTGGGCGGGTCCTTCGCCATTTCTAGAGGGTGGAGCTAACAATGGCCAGGTAACAATGAGGCCACCTAACCGAATTTCTGTAGCCAGCTTTCTACCTGCAAGACTGTCCAAAAGATTGTCCTTGCTTCCGGAAACAGATGAGGAGTTAGAAGACATGACTCAAGTTACTACATTTGGAGATAAAAACCAGGGGACCACATTTGGCCAAACAGTTGATGGAAATGATGGACCAGAAAGCAATGGGACTAATGCAGTTTTTCCTGAAATGAAAACCACAGTAGACATCGGACCAGAAAGCAATGGGACTAATGCAGTTTTTCCTGAAATGAAAACCACAGTAGACATCGGACCAGAAAGCAATGGGACTAATGCAGTTTTTCCTGAAATGAAAACCACAGTAGACATCGCAGAGACTGCTGAAAACTGTGTTTCGGCTGTCTCTTTGCAAACTAACAACCCTGTGTCCACAAATAATTCAAGCCTCCGTCAAGACCTTTCTGCAAATCAGTCAAATCAATCTGAAGTCATGGAAAATATGTCTGAACAAATGAACAATGCCCTTATGGAAC
- the evi2b gene encoding protein EVI2B isoform X2: protein MTTDFTSLTFIWLLPLAASNAVTSSNAVTSNQSEVSSSVVTVESLSHNELTTHTQAYSEKIPATKDAQRRSQTMPSNTILPNTKTAPAPTSSASPHLNSTSMESLTEIQSTVIKSSMTDLTGTPATPTSVTPVIINSTQSQKTLSTHVRRHTNPYPPTFSPKSTKLISTTNTFTTPEEDKSESMSPATGDDVKHSTGLYKTSTSINNIRKRKIQEPSETKKTNHGKVVAGLIGGSLLVMMVGFLIIFIKKRKLQKQQVSTTDWAGPSPFLEGGANNGQVTMRPPNRISVASFLPARLSKRLSLLPETDEELEDMTQVTTFGDKNQGTTFGQTVDGNDGPESNGTNAVFPEMKTTVDIGPESNGTNAVFPEMKTTVDIGPESNGTNAVFPEMKTTVDIAETAENCVSAVSLQTNNPVSTNNSSLRQDLSANQSNQSEVMENMSEQMNNALMEP from the coding sequence ATGACCACAGATTTTACAAGCCTCACGTTCATATGGCTGCTGCCACTGGCAGCAAGCAATGCAGTGACATCAAGCAATGCAGTGACATCTAATCAAAGTGAAGTCTCCAGCTCTGTGGTAACTGTAGAATCACTCTCTCACAATGAGTTGACAACACATACTCAGGCATACTCAGAGAAAATACCTGCCACGAAAGACGCACAACGAAGAAGTCAAACAATGCCCTCGAATACGATCCTACCTAATACTAAGACAGCACCAGCTCCTACCAGTTCTGCATCGCCTCACTTAAACAGTACTTCCATGGAATCCTTAACAGAAATACAATCTACAGTCATCAAATCTTCAATGACAGATCTAACTGGCACCCCAGCAACACCTACAAGTGTAACTCCAGTGATAATCAACTCAACCCAAAGCCAGAAGACATTAAGCACACACGTTAGGAGGCACACAAACCCCTATCCACCTACATTTTCACCGAAGTCTACAAAACTCATCTCTACTACTAACACATTTACCACACCTGAAGAAGACAAGTCTGAAAGCATGAGTCCAGCTACAGGTGATGATGTGAAACATTCCACAGGCTTATACAAAACTTCAACATCCATCAACAAtatcagaaaaaggaaaatacaaGAACCTTCAGAAACGAAGAAAACTAACCATGGTAAAGTAGTGGCCGGACTAATCGGTGGATCCCTGTTAGTGATGATGGTAGGATTCCTGATCATCTTTATTAAGAAACGGAAGCTTCAGAAGCAGCAGGTATCAACTACAGACTGGGCGGGTCCTTCGCCATTTCTAGAGGGTGGAGCTAACAATGGCCAGGTAACAATGAGGCCACCTAACCGAATTTCTGTAGCCAGCTTTCTACCTGCAAGACTGTCCAAAAGATTGTCCTTGCTTCCGGAAACAGATGAGGAGTTAGAAGACATGACTCAAGTTACTACATTTGGAGATAAAAACCAGGGGACCACATTTGGCCAAACAGTTGATGGAAATGATGGACCAGAAAGCAATGGGACTAATGCAGTTTTTCCTGAAATGAAAACCACAGTAGACATCGGACCAGAAAGCAATGGGACTAATGCAGTTTTTCCTGAAATGAAAACCACAGTAGACATCGGACCAGAAAGCAATGGGACTAATGCAGTTTTTCCTGAAATGAAAACCACAGTAGACATCGCAGAGACTGCTGAAAACTGTGTTTCGGCTGTCTCTTTGCAAACTAACAACCCTGTGTCCACAAATAATTCAAGCCTCCGTCAAGACCTTTCTGCAAATCAGTCAAATCAATCTGAAGTCATGGAAAATATGTCTGAACAAATGAACAATGCCCTTATGGAAC
- the evi2b gene encoding protein EVI2B isoform X3, translating to MITSFRDTVAILRTAMTTDFTSLTFIWLLPLAASNAVTSSNAVTSNQSEVSSSVVTVESLSHNELTTHTQAYSEKIPATKDAQRRSQTMPSNTILPNTKTAPAPTSSASPHLNSTSMESLTEIQSTVIKSSMTDLTGTPATPTSVTPVIINSTQSQKTLSTHVRRHTNPYPPTFSPKSTKLISTTNTFTTPEEDKSESMSPATGDDVKHSTGLYKTSTSINNIRKRKIQEPSETKKTNHGKVVAGLIGGSLLVMMVGFLIIFIKKRKLQKQQVSTTDWAGPSPFLEGGANNGQVTMRPPNRISVASFLPARLSKRLSLLPETDEELEDMTQVTTFGDKNQGTTFGQTVDGNDGPESNGTNAVFPEMKTTVDIGPESNGTNAVFPEMKTTVDIAETAENCVSAVSLQTNNPVSTNNSSLRQDLSANQSNQSEVMENMSEQMNNALMEP from the exons ATGATAACAAG CTTCAGAGACACAGTAGCCATTCTGAGGACAGCAATGACCACAGATTTTACAAGCCTCACGTTCATATGGCTGCTGCCACTGGCAGCAAGCAATGCAGTGACATCAAGCAATGCAGTGACATCTAATCAAAGTGAAGTCTCCAGCTCTGTGGTAACTGTAGAATCACTCTCTCACAATGAGTTGACAACACATACTCAGGCATACTCAGAGAAAATACCTGCCACGAAAGACGCACAACGAAGAAGTCAAACAATGCCCTCGAATACGATCCTACCTAATACTAAGACAGCACCAGCTCCTACCAGTTCTGCATCGCCTCACTTAAACAGTACTTCCATGGAATCCTTAACAGAAATACAATCTACAGTCATCAAATCTTCAATGACAGATCTAACTGGCACCCCAGCAACACCTACAAGTGTAACTCCAGTGATAATCAACTCAACCCAAAGCCAGAAGACATTAAGCACACACGTTAGGAGGCACACAAACCCCTATCCACCTACATTTTCACCGAAGTCTACAAAACTCATCTCTACTACTAACACATTTACCACACCTGAAGAAGACAAGTCTGAAAGCATGAGTCCAGCTACAGGTGATGATGTGAAACATTCCACAGGCTTATACAAAACTTCAACATCCATCAACAAtatcagaaaaaggaaaatacaaGAACCTTCAGAAACGAAGAAAACTAACCATGGTAAAGTAGTGGCCGGACTAATCGGTGGATCCCTGTTAGTGATGATGGTAGGATTCCTGATCATCTTTATTAAGAAACGGAAGCTTCAGAAGCAGCAGGTATCAACTACAGACTGGGCGGGTCCTTCGCCATTTCTAGAGGGTGGAGCTAACAATGGCCAGGTAACAATGAGGCCACCTAACCGAATTTCTGTAGCCAGCTTTCTACCTGCAAGACTGTCCAAAAGATTGTCCTTGCTTCCGGAAACAGATGAGGAGTTAGAAGACATGACTCAAGTTACTACATTTGGAGATAAAAACCAGGGGACCACATTTGGCCAAACAGTTGATGGAAATGATGGACCAGAAAGCAATGGGACTAATGCAGTTTTTCCTGAAATGAAAACCACAGTAGACATCGGACCAGAAAGCAATGGGACTAATGCAGTTTTTCCTGAAATGAAAACCACAGTAGAC ATCGCAGAGACTGCTGAAAACTGTGTTTCGGCTGTCTCTTTGCAAACTAACAACCCTGTGTCCACAAATAATTCAAGCCTCCGTCAAGACCTTTCTGCAAATCAGTCAAATCAATCTGAAGTCATGGAAAATATGTCTGAACAAATGAACAATGCCCTTATGGAAC
- the evi2b gene encoding protein EVI2B isoform X4: protein MITSFRDTVAILRTAMTTDFTSLTFIWLLPLAASNAVTSSNAVTSNQSEVSSSVVTVESLSHNELTTHTQAYSEKIPATKDAQRRSQTMPSNTILPNTKTAPAPTSSASPHLNSTSMESLTEIQSTVIKSSMTDLTGTPATPTSVTPVIINSTQSQKTLSTHVRRHTNPYPPTFSPKSTKLISTTNTFTTPEEDKSESMSPATGDDVKHSTGLYKTSTSINNIRKRKIQEPSETKKTNHGKVVAGLIGGSLLVMMVGFLIIFIKKRKLQKQQVSTTDWAGPSPFLEGGANNGQVTMRPPNRISVASFLPARLSKRLSLLPETDEELEDMTQVTTFGDKNQGTTFGQTVDGNDGPESNGTNAVFPEMKTTVDIGPESNGTNAVFPEMKTTVDIAETAENCVSAVSLQTNNPVSTNNSSLRQDLSANQSNQSEVMENMSEQMNNALMEP, encoded by the exons ATGATAACAAG CTTCAGAGACACAGTAGCCATTCTGAGGACAGCAATGACCACAGATTTTACAAGCCTCACGTTCATATGGCTGCTGCCACTGGCAGCAAGCAATGCAGTGACATCAAGCAATGCAGTGACATCTAATCAAAGTGAAGTCTCCAGCTCTGTGGTAACTGTAGAATCACTCTCTCACAATGAGTTGACAACACATACTCAGGCATACTCAGAGAAAATACCTGCCACGAAAGACGCACAACGAAGAAGTCAAACAATGCCCTCGAATACGATCCTACCTAATACTAAGACAGCACCAGCTCCTACCAGTTCTGCATCGCCTCACTTAAACAGTACTTCCATGGAATCCTTAACAGAAATACAATCTACAGTCATCAAATCTTCAATGACAGATCTAACTGGCACCCCAGCAACACCTACAAGTGTAACTCCAGTGATAATCAACTCAACCCAAAGCCAGAAGACATTAAGCACACACGTTAGGAGGCACACAAACCCCTATCCACCTACATTTTCACCGAAGTCTACAAAACTCATCTCTACTACTAACACATTTACCACACCTGAAGAAGACAAGTCTGAAAGCATGAGTCCAGCTACAGGTGATGATGTGAAACATTCCACAGGCTTATACAAAACTTCAACATCCATCAACAAtatcagaaaaaggaaaatacaaGAACCTTCAGAAACGAAGAAAACTAACCATGGTAAAGTAGTGGCCGGACTAATCGGTGGATCCCTGTTAGTGATGATGGTAGGATTCCTGATCATCTTTATTAAGAAACGGAAGCTTCAGAAGCAGCAGGTATCAACTACAGACTGGGCGGGTCCTTCGCCATTTCTAGAGGGTGGAGCTAACAATGGCCAGGTAACAATGAGGCCACCTAACCGAATTTCTGTAGCCAGCTTTCTACCTGCAAGACTGTCCAAAAGATTGTCCTTGCTTCCGGAAACAGATGAGGAGTTAGAAGACATGACTCAAGTTACTACATTTGGAGATAAAAACCAGGGGACCACATTTGGCCAAACAGTTGATGGAAATGATGGACCAGAAAGCAATGGGACTAATGCAGTTTTTCCTGAA ATGAAAACCACAGTAGACATCGGACCAGAAAGCAATGGGACTAATGCAGTTTTTCCTGAAATGAAAACCACAGTAGACATCGCAGAGACTGCTGAAAACTGTGTTTCGGCTGTCTCTTTGCAAACTAACAACCCTGTGTCCACAAATAATTCAAGCCTCCGTCAAGACCTTTCTGCAAATCAGTCAAATCAATCTGAAGTCATGGAAAATATGTCTGAACAAATGAACAATGCCCTTATGGAAC